One genomic segment of Amycolatopsis granulosa includes these proteins:
- a CDS encoding LysR family transcriptional regulator has protein sequence MELRHLRYFVVTCEAGTVSRAAELLHITQPSLSRQLRQLEDELGAGLFDRAGRRMTPSRVGRALLGSARDVLARADALKTAATFHAHGRIDRLTVGAPTVTLTDVVAPFLATLAPEDPTTDVLGADGLSAVDTLARGADLAIATAAPRAPYRSRRLAVLPVWAYVPARHPWCDREAVALEEVLAETVIILPPAFTARQALDAALLAAGTTYARVIEAANGTVAQAHAAAGRGVALVSDDPRFGLVPLRVHAGHRQLEITLFAAWDSRHEAAATLEAFARRLGGFVTARYG, from the coding sequence ATGGAGTTGCGTCACCTGCGGTACTTCGTGGTGACCTGTGAGGCCGGCACGGTGAGCCGCGCGGCGGAGCTGCTGCACATCACCCAGCCGAGCCTGTCCCGGCAGCTGCGGCAGCTGGAGGACGAGCTGGGTGCCGGGCTGTTCGACCGGGCCGGGCGGCGGATGACGCCGTCGCGGGTCGGCCGGGCGCTTCTCGGCAGCGCGCGCGACGTGCTGGCGCGCGCGGACGCGCTGAAGACGGCGGCGACGTTCCACGCGCACGGGCGCATCGACCGCCTCACCGTCGGCGCGCCGACGGTGACGCTCACCGACGTGGTGGCCCCGTTCCTCGCGACGCTGGCACCCGAGGACCCGACCACCGACGTGCTGGGCGCGGACGGCCTGTCCGCAGTGGACACGCTGGCGCGCGGGGCCGACCTCGCGATCGCCACCGCCGCACCGCGCGCGCCGTACCGGTCGCGGCGGCTGGCCGTGCTGCCGGTGTGGGCGTACGTGCCGGCTCGGCACCCGTGGTGCGACCGGGAGGCCGTGGCGCTGGAGGAGGTGCTGGCGGAGACGGTGATCATCCTGCCGCCGGCGTTCACGGCACGGCAGGCCCTGGACGCGGCACTGCTCGCAGCGGGTACGACCTACGCGCGGGTGATCGAGGCCGCGAACGGCACGGTGGCGCAGGCGCACGCGGCCGCGGGCCGGGGAGTGGCGCTGGTGTCGGACGATCCGCGGTTCGGGCTGGTGCCGCTGCGGGTCCACGCCGGGCACCGGCAGCTGGAGATCACCCTGTTCGCGGCATGGGATTCGCGGCACGAGGCGGCCGCGACGCTGGAGGCGTTCGCGCGCCGCCTGGGCGGCTTCGTCACCGCCCGGTACGGGTGA
- a CDS encoding SsgA family sporulation/cell division regulator, translating into MRNDHVTLRSTAVFDLLAPRAPAVPVKVELRYDTRDPYAVVAAFRTGRAGWVEWVFARDLLADGLLAEAGDGDVRIRPSVEDPESVMIELNSPSGHAVFEASAQELADFLDRTYDVVLPGNEHLWVDMDEALTHLIPNDLG; encoded by the coding sequence ATGCGCAACGACCACGTGACGCTCCGCTCCACGGCGGTGTTCGACCTCCTGGCCCCGCGCGCTCCGGCCGTGCCGGTGAAGGTGGAGCTGCGGTACGACACCCGCGACCCGTACGCGGTCGTGGCGGCGTTCCGCACCGGCCGCGCCGGCTGGGTGGAATGGGTGTTCGCCCGGGACCTGCTGGCCGACGGCCTGCTGGCCGAGGCGGGCGACGGCGACGTCCGGATCCGCCCGTCGGTCGAGGACCCCGAGTCGGTGATGATCGAACTGAACTCCCCGTCGGGGCACGCGGTGTTCGAGGCCTCCGCCCAGGAACTCGCCGACTTCCTGGACCGCACCTACGACGTGGTGCTCCCCGGCAACGAGCACCTGTGGGTCGACATGGACGAGGCCCTCACCCACCTGATCCCCAACGATCTTGGATAG
- a CDS encoding methyltransferase domain-containing protein, translated as MTDSSVLHDTRAAYDAVAPTYAELFSNVLETLPMERSLLAAFAELVQADGARPVADLGCGPGHVTAHLHALGLEAFGVDLSAEMVALARRAHPHLRFDEGSMTALDLADGVLGGILAFYSIIHTPPQHLPVVFAEFARVLAPGGHLLLGFFAGDDPRPQEFDHKVTLAYRWSPDSLLDLARQAGFTEVGRMLREPYAHERQFQHCQLLVRKPGNP; from the coding sequence GTGACCGACTCCTCCGTCCTGCACGACACCCGCGCCGCCTACGACGCCGTGGCGCCCACCTACGCCGAGCTCTTCAGCAACGTGCTCGAGACCCTGCCGATGGAACGCTCGCTGCTGGCCGCGTTCGCCGAACTCGTCCAGGCCGACGGCGCGCGACCGGTCGCGGACCTGGGTTGCGGCCCCGGCCACGTGACCGCGCACCTGCACGCGCTCGGGCTGGAGGCCTTCGGCGTCGACCTGTCCGCCGAGATGGTCGCGCTGGCCCGCCGGGCGCACCCGCACCTGCGGTTCGACGAGGGGTCGATGACCGCGCTCGACCTCGCCGACGGAGTCCTCGGCGGCATCCTCGCGTTCTACTCCATCATCCACACCCCACCGCAGCACCTGCCCGTCGTGTTCGCCGAGTTCGCGCGCGTGCTGGCACCCGGCGGCCACCTGCTGCTCGGCTTCTTCGCCGGCGACGACCCCCGACCGCAGGAATTCGACCACAAGGTGACGCTCGCCTATCGATGGTCGCCGGACAGTCTCCTGGACCTGGCGCGGCAGGCCGGTTTCACCGAAGTGGGCCGGATGCTGCGCGAGCCGTACGCGCACGAGCGGCAGTTCCAGCACTGCCAGCTGCTGGTCCGCAAGCCGGGCAACCCCTGA
- a CDS encoding LysR family transcriptional regulator, whose amino-acid sequence MIDLRRLHVLRAVDHYGTVTAAAQALHFTPSAASQQIRQLSRELGVALLEPQGRRVRLTSAAQRLLAHADDIQARWELAEQDLRADGDQPAGLVRMAGFPGALSALLAPAAAALTNRYPRLVPRLREAEAAHSFDLLFDGEVDLAVVEATPDEPPRDRARFDQRPLVDDPFDLVVAPGHRLAGRERVDLTEAAEEPWIVPSAPCTCRTHVLAACGAAGFTPDAAHDALNWDATIALVAHGLGVALVPRLARVPANDAVVRIPCVDEPRRKILTVTRRGGHANPAIAAVLEELAGLAPALLTV is encoded by the coding sequence ATGATTGACCTGCGCCGCCTCCATGTGCTGCGCGCCGTGGACCACTACGGGACGGTGACCGCGGCGGCGCAGGCCCTGCACTTCACCCCGTCCGCAGCATCCCAGCAGATCCGCCAGCTCAGCCGCGAGCTCGGCGTGGCGCTGCTCGAGCCGCAGGGCCGCCGGGTCCGGCTGACCTCCGCGGCACAACGGCTCCTGGCCCATGCCGACGACATCCAGGCCCGCTGGGAACTGGCCGAACAGGACCTGCGGGCCGACGGTGACCAGCCCGCCGGGCTGGTCCGGATGGCCGGGTTCCCGGGGGCGCTCAGCGCGCTGCTCGCCCCGGCCGCGGCGGCGCTGACCAACCGCTATCCCCGCCTCGTCCCGCGGCTCCGGGAGGCCGAGGCCGCGCACAGCTTCGACCTGTTGTTCGACGGGGAGGTCGACCTGGCCGTGGTGGAGGCCACCCCGGACGAACCGCCGCGCGACCGCGCCCGGTTCGACCAGCGGCCGCTCGTGGACGACCCGTTCGACCTGGTGGTCGCTCCCGGCCACCGGCTCGCCGGCCGGGAGCGCGTGGACCTCACCGAGGCCGCCGAGGAGCCGTGGATCGTGCCGAGCGCGCCCTGCACCTGCCGCACGCACGTCCTGGCCGCGTGCGGCGCGGCCGGCTTCACCCCGGATGCCGCACACGACGCGCTGAACTGGGACGCCACCATCGCACTGGTCGCGCACGGGCTCGGCGTGGCACTGGTGCCCCGGCTGGCCCGGGTGCCGGCGAACGACGCCGTGGTCCGGATCCCCTGCGTGGACGAGCCACGGCGCAAGATCCTCACCGTCACCCGGCGCGGCGGTCACGCGAACCCCGCGATCGCCGCGGTGCTGGAGGAACTGGCGGGCTTGGCCCCGGCGCTGCTCACCGTCTGA
- a CDS encoding CynX/NimT family MFS transporter yields the protein MTSASPTRRSTLIWTLLALVLLSLNLRAAITGVPPVLSRLQEGFGLSGVGASVLTTLPELCVGVFSALAPVLARRIGTETAIAAALLVITVGLLLRVVSAQMALFAGTVLAGAGMATGNVLIPAVIKRVFPHRVGSLTGLAMMLLSVGGAAGAGLAVPLEHVGGWRLALAAWAVPALVAALVWGPLALRGRRELPDRAPEPAAEGTLLRSPLAWCVMIFMGMTSLMFYTLTSWLPEIMQGQGFTPATAGMMNSVIIIIGIPLGFVVPVLAARLRDQRPLVLGVVVLMGAGLAGLLLAPRAGWVWVTVFGVATGSAFPIALTLLNLRSDTHAVTARLSGMAQSGGYLLAACGPVTFGVLHTLSGGWKMSIWLLVLLLVPELGCGLVAARPGFVRLRTRRPADRTGVGAGVG from the coding sequence ATGACTTCCGCTTCCCCTACCAGAAGGTCCACGCTGATCTGGACCCTGCTCGCCCTGGTGCTGCTGTCGCTCAACCTGCGGGCGGCCATCACCGGGGTGCCCCCGGTGCTGAGCCGGCTCCAGGAGGGTTTCGGCCTCAGCGGCGTCGGGGCCAGCGTCCTCACCACCCTGCCGGAGCTGTGCGTGGGCGTCTTCTCCGCGCTCGCCCCGGTGCTCGCCCGCCGGATCGGCACCGAGACGGCGATCGCCGCGGCACTCCTGGTGATCACCGTCGGGCTGCTGCTGCGCGTGGTGTCCGCCCAGATGGCGCTGTTCGCCGGGACCGTGCTCGCCGGAGCCGGGATGGCCACCGGCAACGTGCTGATTCCCGCGGTCATCAAACGGGTGTTCCCCCACCGGGTGGGCTCACTCACCGGCTTGGCGATGATGCTGCTGTCGGTCGGCGGCGCGGCCGGCGCGGGGCTGGCCGTCCCGCTGGAACACGTGGGCGGCTGGCGGCTGGCCCTGGCCGCGTGGGCGGTCCCGGCCCTGGTCGCGGCCCTGGTCTGGGGCCCGCTCGCGCTTCGCGGGCGCAGGGAGCTGCCGGACCGCGCGCCCGAGCCGGCCGCGGAGGGCACACTCCTGCGGTCGCCGCTGGCATGGTGCGTGATGATCTTCATGGGCATGACGTCGCTGATGTTCTACACGCTGACGTCCTGGCTCCCGGAGATCATGCAAGGCCAGGGGTTCACGCCCGCCACCGCCGGGATGATGAACTCGGTCATCATCATCATCGGCATTCCGCTCGGCTTCGTGGTCCCCGTGCTCGCCGCGCGGCTGCGCGACCAGCGGCCGCTCGTGCTCGGGGTGGTCGTGCTGATGGGGGCCGGGCTGGCCGGCCTGCTCCTGGCGCCGCGCGCCGGATGGGTCTGGGTCACCGTCTTCGGGGTCGCCACGGGCTCCGCGTTCCCGATCGCGCTCACGCTCCTCAACCTGCGGTCGGACACGCACGCGGTCACGGCACGGCTGTCGGGGATGGCCCAGTCCGGCGGGTATCTCCTCGCCGCGTGCGGGCCGGTCACCTTCGGGGTGCTGCACACCCTCAGCGGTGGCTGGAAGATGTCGATCTGGCTGCTGGTCCTGCTGCTGGTACCCGAGCTCGGG